One Candidatus Vicinibacter affinis DNA window includes the following coding sequences:
- a CDS encoding DUF4254 domain-containing protein translates to MLTAEYCCSVFLQVIEAYHTSNDVDEAFPFQDVEHDIHHFLKLKSWIDTVQWHLEDIIRKPDLPPDEFIHTKRRIDLSNQERTDLVEKIDDWFSNQFAHVTLVENPRINTETPAWVIDRLSILMLKIYHMQEQTLRTDVDEKHTAVCKNKLEILLEQKADLCFSLNALIQEIGEGKTRMKTYRQMKMYNDPATNPELYNKK, encoded by the coding sequence ATGTTGACTGCCGAATATTGTTGTAGTGTTTTTCTGCAGGTAATAGAAGCATACCATACTTCTAATGATGTAGACGAGGCATTTCCGTTTCAGGATGTCGAGCATGATATTCATCATTTCCTAAAACTTAAATCCTGGATAGACACTGTTCAATGGCATTTGGAAGACATCATTCGAAAACCTGATTTGCCACCGGATGAATTCATTCACACCAAAAGGAGGATAGATTTGTCTAATCAGGAAAGAACTGATTTAGTAGAAAAAATTGATGATTGGTTTTCAAACCAGTTTGCTCACGTGACTTTAGTAGAAAATCCCAGAATTAATACAGAAACTCCTGCATGGGTGATTGATAGATTGTCCATTTTGATGCTGAAAATTTACCATATGCAGGAGCAAACCCTGAGGACGGACGTTGATGAGAAACATACAGCTGTTTGCAAGAATAAATTAGAAATTCTCCTGGAACAAAAGGCCGATTTGTGTTTTAGTTTGAATGCCTTGATTCAGGAAATAGGGGAAGGGAAAACTCGTATGAAAACCTACAGGCAAATGAAAATGTACAACGATCCTGCGACCAATCCGGAGTTATATAACAAGAAGTAA